One Cryptococcus neoformans var. grubii H99 chromosome 3, complete sequence genomic region harbors:
- a CDS encoding early growth response protein 1 encodes MLSDQGKLQPFKCAVCSRRFTRMENLKRHSKLHDDTSERPTFPCGRCTATFSRADLRRRHLASKHGEDKSTSRSPRELPFVSSGVNGSHERRESVSVTNLSPIITAQPIPETSPRPLSSALEAALTFDFGVNEFSSNSTWNSRQEVDNSPSRHTSQSQTSASSIPNYHAHPSIGSISMTSVDLHARLSQSPLSAIPPSVEEVIQNPAFIFASLESFFSHAAHIFPFIHRATFDARSCHPSLLFGMMCIGLHMTREGSGDVDQQRAIYCYKAGLRALDGVTEISQEKSTDTLTIIHAHLLLEMYAIMALCGSHTMQGLRLHSQCVELSRKAGLMESYPTQPSVTQDLDSLWRQFVRAESHKRALYSLYGFDSAWYHFLSRPRCLSHLEIKHELPCGDDLWNACTPTEWAHRSLIASSTCSLGGSSSTRMRFLDMVRAAFVNQVEDPLPLPLDSTGASLMTHFVLASVREMTGWTTMTGRSCFERFEALLASMVRLEPLVTVQDAKLETPASAAAEATWRMSMIELLLWSQSHTGGLVEDSIDAALAAITTLGANNPIELTAQIIQSVEQHITWFLLYLQRTSSPISPSLQSESPLLTFYLFKATIIAWQIVKSGGSSPLEVVGVKDEEGLLSWMKKMFRMREKWGVGHSAMRCLGDLHAQNVL; translated from the exons ATGCTTTCCGACCAGGGGAAACTTCAGCCCTTCAAATGTGCAGTATGTTCGAGGCGCTTCACTAGGATG GAGAACCTGAAGCGCCATTCAAAACTACACGACGATACAAGCGAACGACCAACTTTTCCCTGCGGCCGGTGTACTGCCACATTTTCTCGGGCAGACCTTAGAAGACGACACCTCGCAAGTAAACATGGAGAGGACAAGAGTACGAGTCGTAGCCCGAGGGAACTGCCATTTGTCTCAAGTGGTGTAAACGGGAGTCATGAAAGGCGAGAGAGTGTTTCTGTTACGAACCTCTCGCCCATCATCACTGCTCAGCCCATTCCTGAAACATCTCCTCGGCCACTATCTTCTGCTCTTGAAGCAGCCCTCACCTTTGACTTTGGTGTCAATGAGTTCTCATCAAATTCCACATGGAACTCCAGGCAGGAGGTCGATAACTCTCCCTCTCGACACACCTCACAATCTCAGACCTCGGCCTCTTCAATTCCTAATTATCAtgcccatccttccattGGAAGTATTAGCATGACTTCTGTTGACCTTCACGCACGGTTATCTCAGTCTCCTTTGTCTGCCATTCCCCCTTCTGTCGAAGAAGTCATTCAAAATCCTGCATTCATCTTCGCATCGCTTgaatccttcttctcgcatGCTGCCCATATATTCCCTTTCATTCATCGAGCTACGTTTGATGCCCGATCATGCCATCCAAGCTTATTATTTGGGATGATGTGTATCGGGTTACACATGACAAGGGAAGGCAGTGGAGACGTTGACCAACAGAGGGCAATTTATTGCTACAAGGCGGGTCTGAGGGCTTTGGATGGGGTGACGGAAATTTCACAAGAAAAGTCCACAGACACGCTGACGATCATTCATGCACATCTGCTTTTGGAGATGTACGCGATAATGGCACTGTGTGGGAGCCATACTATGCAGGGGCTACGATTACACTCACAATGCGTCGAG CTCTCTCGGAAAGCAGGTCTGATGGAATCGTATCCTACTCAACCATCCGTCACTCAAGATCTTGACTCTCTCTGGCGCCAATTCGTCCGTGCGGAATCCCATAAACGTGCTCTATACTCCCTTTACGGATTCGATTCCGCTTGGTATCATTTTCTCTCCCGACCGCGCTGCCTTTCCCATCTCGAAATCAAACATGAGCTTCCGTGCGGCGACGACCTCTGGAACGCTTGTACACCTACTGAATGGGCTCACCGTTCCCTCATTGCGTCTTCCACTTGTTCTCTCGGTGGCAGCTCATCGACGAGAATGCGATTCCTTGATATGGTTCGTGCTGCCTTTGTCAACCAGGTGGAAGACCCTCTACCTCTCCCACTGGACTCCACAGGAGCATCACTCATGACTCACTTTGTTCTGGCTTCTGTCAGGGAAATGACAGGATGGACGACCATGACAGGCCGCTCCTGCTTTGAGCGCTTTGAAGCACTTCTCGCGTCAATGGTAAGGCTGGAGCCGCTAGTGACCGTGCAAGATGCCAAGTTGGAGACGCCTGCGAGTGCGGCGGCGGAAGCGACTTGGAGGATGAGCATGATTGAGTTGTTGTTATGGTCTCAAAGCCATACAGGGGGACTGGTCGAAGATTCCATTGATGCAGCTTTGGCGGCAAT AACGACCCTGGGGGCCAATAACCCTATCGAACTCACTGCTCAAATCATCCAATCAGTCGAACAGCACATCACCTGGTTCCTACTCTACCTCCAACGCACATCCTCtcccatctctccctcaCTTCAGTCGGAATCGCCGCTACTTACATTCTACCTCTTCAAGGCGACAATCATCGCTTGGCAGATCGTGAAAAGTGGAGGATCAAGCCCGTTAGAAGTGGTGGGAGtaaaggatgaagaagggttgttgagttggatgaagaagatgtttaGGATGCGCGAGAAATGGGGGGTAGGACATTCTGCAATGAGATGTCTGGGTGATCTGCATGCGCAGAATGTGTTGTAA